GGCGCCACCGCCATCGTCTATTCGAGGCTTTCTCGACACTGTGAAAGACGTCCGACCGAATCGGCGCGGATTTCGAAGGAAAGTCGGAAGATCCTTTGGCGCATATCTTCTCTTTTCGGCCTCGACAGCCTCGCGGGCGGTTTTCTCACGGCGGCCCTTCTCGCCTACTTCTTTTTCGAACGATTCGGCGTGAGCATCGGCGCCGTGGGAGCGCTCTTTTTCGGGGCGCGAATCGCCAACGCGATATCCCATCTCGGCGCCGCATGGCTGGCGAGACGGATCGGTCTCGTCAACACGATGGTGTTCACGCACATCCCTTCGAGTTTACTGCTCATCACCGTGGCGTTTGCCCCGAACTTCCCCGTAGCCGCCGTCTTATTCTTGCTCCGCGAGGGATTGGTGGAGATGGATGTCCCCACGCGGCAATCGTACGTGATGGCTGTGGTCCGACCTCAAGAACGGATGTTCGCTTCGGGAATCACGCATCTCGTTCGTCTAAGTGCCTGGGCGATCGCTCCGGCTTTCGCAGGAATGCTCATGCAGACTGCCTCGCTAGCAATTCCCCTATACATCGGAGCGGGAATGAAAATAGCGTATGACGTCGCATTGTACGTCCTATTCCGCCGAGAGAGACCGCCGGAAGAACAGGTGAACATTCACACTTGTTAACGCGTTCTTTCTTTTGATTTCGGTTTTTTGTGGCTTGAAAACGAAACTTGGAAGTATGGTGGGTGGATGAAGCCTCGGGGGATTTCAATCCTTGCCTTGGGCGTTCTTCTCTCTCCATTCCCCGCCCGGAGCCATGAACTTGGATTTCTGTTGGGGGGAGGTCTGGAGATCAAGAACGCTTACGATGTCTTTACCGTCGGTCCCTACTACAGCACGGCATCACCCTCCAAGGAGCCGATACGGATGAATTTTTTCATACCCCTTCTTCTCAGCGTGGACACGGAGGACAACCCGCGGGTTTTCTCGCCTCCTCCGGCCTCAAGTATCAGTGCGATTTTTCCCGGACTTGAGAACGCCTACGCAATCGGCGTCACTCCCAGCCTCGAAATCGACATCGATCTTTACCGGCAGAAGCTCTTCTTGTCCCCCCTCTTTGGACTTAACCTCGACTATCAGAACATCGAAACGTTCTCCGGCAATTCAGTTAACCTCTTTTCCCTGGCCGTCGTTCCGGCGATGCAGATCAAGGCCATCGTGAATGAACGGGTTGTTTTGCGCTTTTCTCCATTTGCACTTTCGATCTCCCCCTGGCGTTACGGTGACAACGGCATCGGCAGCGACGCCGGAATGTCGGTCACGTATAACTTATTCGGCGGTGCTTCTTACCTGTTCTGAACGGCATCCCCCGAAAAAAAAGTTTACGCCTGCTCAATGTCCAAAATTCTAACTTGCTGACTTTATTGTTATATTTTATGGCATACGCGTTGCTCTTTGTAGGGTCATGCGCGTTCGGTTGATCTCCGTCTTTCTGGCGATTTGGACGTTCGTAGGCACGATGGCCCCTGTAAACTCCGGTCGCGTGTACGCGGCGTCGAATCCGACGCAGATTCAATCGACCGTACGGCCGAATTCAAACGACGGTCCCCCGATCGATATCATCGACCGACTTCTGAGATTCATTG
This is a stretch of genomic DNA from Bdellovibrionota bacterium. It encodes these proteins:
- a CDS encoding MFS transporter, with amino-acid sequence MSDRRVLYMAAFLRALATGMIGVLIAIYLAKRGFSLSETGTVVSAGLFGAASAAIVVTLGGNRLGSRRVLILLAILGGVGGLVVAFAHSLHIIVAAAFVGMVNGMGRDRGPSLIIDQAILPVTASDQERTLAFAWYNVLQDLGHALGGLAAGFPVLLQHTGWFDEVASLKTSVVIYAGIVGATAIVYSRLSRHCERRPTESARISKESRKILWRISSLFGLDSLAGGFLTAALLAYFFFERFGVSIGAVGALFFGARIANAISHLGAAWLARRIGLVNTMVFTHIPSSLLLITVAFAPNFPVAAVLFLLREGLVEMDVPTRQSYVMAVVRPQERMFASGITHLVRLSAWAIAPAFAGMLMQTASLAIPLYIGAGMKIAYDVALYVLFRRERPPEEQVNIHTC